In a genomic window of Nyctibius grandis isolate bNycGra1 chromosome 4, bNycGra1.pri, whole genome shotgun sequence:
- the NAP1L4 gene encoding nucleosome assembly protein 1-like 4 isoform X1, whose product MADNSKTEDTASDSVEASKNASDKKEKLADQVMQNPQVLAALQERLDNAALTPSSYIETLPKAVKRRINALKQLQVKCAHIEAKFYEEVHDLERKYAALYQPLFDKRREFINGEAEPTDAESEWHSENEEEEKLAGDLKNLVVIEEKAETEEANVKGIPDFWFTIFRNVDMLSELVQEYDEPILKHLQDIKVKFSEPGQPMSFSLEFHFGPNDYFSNSVLTKTYKMKSEPDKTDPFSFEGPEIVDCEGCTIDWKKGKNVTVKTIKKKQKHKGRGTVRTITKQVPNDSFFNFFSPIKVSGDGESLDEDTEFTLATDFEIGHFFRERIVPRAVLYFTGEAIEDDDNFEEGEEGEEEELEGEEEGEEEEDAESDPKKDSSQPAECKQQ is encoded by the exons ATGGCAGATAACAG TAAAACGGAAGATACTGCTTCAGATTCTGTGGAGGCCTCTAAAAATGCAAGTGacaaaaaag AAAAGCTAGCAGATCAAGTGATGCAAAATCCACAGGTCCTGGCAGCTCTACAGGAACGTCTTGACAACGCAGCACTTACTCCTTCAAGTTACATTGAAAC TTTACcaaaagcagtgaaaaggaGAATCAATGCCTTGAAACAGCTCCAGGTGAAATGTGCCCATATAGAAGCTAAATTCTACGAAGAAGTACATGATTTAGAGAGAAAATATGCAGCACTCTATCAACCGCTTTTTGATAAG AGAAGAGAGTTTATTAATGGGGAAGCTGAACCCACAGATGCAGAGTCAGAATGGCACagtgaaaatgaggaagaagaaaaactagCT ggaGACCTGAAAAATCTAGTGGtaatagaagaaaaagctgaaacagaAGAGGCAAATGTCAAAGGAATTCCAGACTTCTGGTTTACTATATTTAGGAACGTAGATATGCTCAGTGAATTAGTACAA gaaTATGATGAACCAATCTTGAAACACCTGCAGGATATTAAAGTTAAGTTTTCAGAACCTGGACAGCCTATG TCTTTCTCATTAGAGTTCCACTTTGGGCCCAATGACTACTTTTCTAATTCAGTCCTGACGAAAACATACAAGATGAAGTCGGAGCCAGACAAGACAGATCCATTTTCATTTGAAGGACCTGAAATAGTTGATTGTGAGGG GTGTACTATTgactggaagaaaggaaaaaatgttacagttaaaacaatcaagaaaaaacagaaacacaagggTCGAGGCACAGTTCGGACAATTACTAAACAAGTACctaatgattctttttttaacttcttcagCCCAATAAAAG tatCTGGTGATGGAGAGTCATTG GATGAAGATACAGAGTTCACTTTAGCCACAGATTTTGAAATCGGACACTTCTTCCGTGAAAGGATAGTCCCTCGTGCCGTCCTTTATTTCACTGGAGAAGCTATAGAGGATGATGATAAC tttgaagaaGGTGAAGAAGGTGAAGAGGAG GAgttggagggggaagaggagggagaagaagaggaagatgcaGAGAGTGATCCTAAG AAAGATTCCAGCCAACCTGCTGAATGCAAACAACAGTAA
- the NAP1L4 gene encoding nucleosome assembly protein 1-like 4 isoform X2 — protein sequence MADNSKTEDTASDSVEASKNASDKKEKLADQVMQNPQVLAALQERLDNAALTPSSYIETLPKAVKRRINALKQLQVKCAHIEAKFYEEVHDLERKYAALYQPLFDKRREFINGEAEPTDAESEWHSENEEEEKLAGDLKNLVVIEEKAETEEANVKGIPDFWFTIFRNVDMLSELVQEYDEPILKHLQDIKVKFSEPGQPMSFSLEFHFGPNDYFSNSVLTKTYKMKSEPDKTDPFSFEGPEIVDCEGCTIDWKKGKNVTVKTIKKKQKHKGRGTVRTITKQVPNDSFFNFFSPIKVSGDGESLDEDTEFTLATDFEIGHFFRERIVPRAVLYFTGEAIEDDDNFEEGEEGEEEELEGEEEGEEEEDAESDPKV from the exons ATGGCAGATAACAG TAAAACGGAAGATACTGCTTCAGATTCTGTGGAGGCCTCTAAAAATGCAAGTGacaaaaaag AAAAGCTAGCAGATCAAGTGATGCAAAATCCACAGGTCCTGGCAGCTCTACAGGAACGTCTTGACAACGCAGCACTTACTCCTTCAAGTTACATTGAAAC TTTACcaaaagcagtgaaaaggaGAATCAATGCCTTGAAACAGCTCCAGGTGAAATGTGCCCATATAGAAGCTAAATTCTACGAAGAAGTACATGATTTAGAGAGAAAATATGCAGCACTCTATCAACCGCTTTTTGATAAG AGAAGAGAGTTTATTAATGGGGAAGCTGAACCCACAGATGCAGAGTCAGAATGGCACagtgaaaatgaggaagaagaaaaactagCT ggaGACCTGAAAAATCTAGTGGtaatagaagaaaaagctgaaacagaAGAGGCAAATGTCAAAGGAATTCCAGACTTCTGGTTTACTATATTTAGGAACGTAGATATGCTCAGTGAATTAGTACAA gaaTATGATGAACCAATCTTGAAACACCTGCAGGATATTAAAGTTAAGTTTTCAGAACCTGGACAGCCTATG TCTTTCTCATTAGAGTTCCACTTTGGGCCCAATGACTACTTTTCTAATTCAGTCCTGACGAAAACATACAAGATGAAGTCGGAGCCAGACAAGACAGATCCATTTTCATTTGAAGGACCTGAAATAGTTGATTGTGAGGG GTGTACTATTgactggaagaaaggaaaaaatgttacagttaaaacaatcaagaaaaaacagaaacacaagggTCGAGGCACAGTTCGGACAATTACTAAACAAGTACctaatgattctttttttaacttcttcagCCCAATAAAAG tatCTGGTGATGGAGAGTCATTG GATGAAGATACAGAGTTCACTTTAGCCACAGATTTTGAAATCGGACACTTCTTCCGTGAAAGGATAGTCCCTCGTGCCGTCCTTTATTTCACTGGAGAAGCTATAGAGGATGATGATAAC tttgaagaaGGTGAAGAAGGTGAAGAGGAG GAgttggagggggaagaggagggagaagaagaggaagatgcaGAGAGTGATCCTAAG gTGTAA
- the NAP1L4 gene encoding nucleosome assembly protein 1-like 4 isoform X3 — protein sequence MADNSKTEDTASDSVEASKNASDKKEKLADQVMQNPQVLAALQERLDNAALTPSSYIETLPKAVKRRINALKQLQVKCAHIEAKFYEEVHDLERKYAALYQPLFDKRREFINGEAEPTDAESEWHSENEEEEKLAGDLKNLVVIEEKAETEEANVKGIPDFWFTIFRNVDMLSELVQEYDEPILKHLQDIKVKFSEPGQPMSFSLEFHFGPNDYFSNSVLTKTYKMKSEPDKTDPFSFEGPEIVDCEGCTIDWKKGKNVTVKTIKKKQKHKGRGTVRTITKQVPNDSFFNFFSPIKVSGDGESLDEDTEFTLATDFEIGHFFRERIVPRAVLYFTGEAIEDDDNFEEGEEGEEEFISILS from the exons ATGGCAGATAACAG TAAAACGGAAGATACTGCTTCAGATTCTGTGGAGGCCTCTAAAAATGCAAGTGacaaaaaag AAAAGCTAGCAGATCAAGTGATGCAAAATCCACAGGTCCTGGCAGCTCTACAGGAACGTCTTGACAACGCAGCACTTACTCCTTCAAGTTACATTGAAAC TTTACcaaaagcagtgaaaaggaGAATCAATGCCTTGAAACAGCTCCAGGTGAAATGTGCCCATATAGAAGCTAAATTCTACGAAGAAGTACATGATTTAGAGAGAAAATATGCAGCACTCTATCAACCGCTTTTTGATAAG AGAAGAGAGTTTATTAATGGGGAAGCTGAACCCACAGATGCAGAGTCAGAATGGCACagtgaaaatgaggaagaagaaaaactagCT ggaGACCTGAAAAATCTAGTGGtaatagaagaaaaagctgaaacagaAGAGGCAAATGTCAAAGGAATTCCAGACTTCTGGTTTACTATATTTAGGAACGTAGATATGCTCAGTGAATTAGTACAA gaaTATGATGAACCAATCTTGAAACACCTGCAGGATATTAAAGTTAAGTTTTCAGAACCTGGACAGCCTATG TCTTTCTCATTAGAGTTCCACTTTGGGCCCAATGACTACTTTTCTAATTCAGTCCTGACGAAAACATACAAGATGAAGTCGGAGCCAGACAAGACAGATCCATTTTCATTTGAAGGACCTGAAATAGTTGATTGTGAGGG GTGTACTATTgactggaagaaaggaaaaaatgttacagttaaaacaatcaagaaaaaacagaaacacaagggTCGAGGCACAGTTCGGACAATTACTAAACAAGTACctaatgattctttttttaacttcttcagCCCAATAAAAG tatCTGGTGATGGAGAGTCATTG GATGAAGATACAGAGTTCACTTTAGCCACAGATTTTGAAATCGGACACTTCTTCCGTGAAAGGATAGTCCCTCGTGCCGTCCTTTATTTCACTGGAGAAGCTATAGAGGATGATGATAAC tttgaagaaGGTGAAGAAGGTGAAGAGGAG tTTATCTCTATTTTGTCATAG